In Epinephelus fuscoguttatus linkage group LG6, E.fuscoguttatus.final_Chr_v1, the DNA window CGATATTTTGGCTTcttgacatattgatgtcatactCATACCCAAgtcaacaacaagcatggccgACTCCCTGGTAGTTCCAGAAAGAGGAGAAGCTTCAGTAGTGtgaaataaactgtggcgtcgtTAGTCCTAGAcgtcctgaatgtttcatgAACTGCCCCGGAcatctcagactcttttagcaagTTACCATGAGTTACCATCTCTGCAGAGGGAACTTATTCAGCGACTCCGCCTGCAACAGCAGagcgtctcttcctctcctctttgctGTGTGCACACAGGGGTTGGTGTtcttttgtcataaacctttggtaatgtaaacctatgcgagaaaaaaaactacatatatgtgaatgcgTAATAGTTATTgtagcataacagcctgtcactggttacagcgtgatgatgaGAGGAGAACTGggagagcataaaggtccaggtgggaagaaaaacaactcaatcatttaggattttgctaaaagagaaggaaatcacctgttgatttatatatatatatagatcccagggtacatttttttttgtatttgggagctatttaaatgtttatgttgtgggaaaaaaatttttgttgaactattaatttTGTATACAGAATCTAAATCATTTTAGTTTAGGTTTTTCTGAATATCTGAAGGCAAACTGTTAGATTGACATGTGAAACTATATCACACTTTTTTCTGAAattgataatatatatatatatttctttctaatttgtcatattgttaaGAATAacgttatcgcaaaaataccctgaaatatcgtgatattattttagggccatttTGCCCACCCCTATTCTGcatccttttttctccaaacacacCTTTGCTCTTTGCATCGAAAcagttctattttaacttcatcagtccacaggacttgtttccaaaaagcatcaggcttgtttagatgttcctttgcaaacttctgatgctgaattttgtggtgaggacacaggaaaggttttcttctgatgactcttccatgaaggtcatatttgtacaggtgtcactgcacagacCACcaccagagtctgataaatcttcctgccGTTGTTTTGTAGTCAAAcaggggttttgatttgcctttctaacaaccCTATGAGTAGTtctctcagaaagttttcttggtcttccagacctcaacttgacctccacagttcctgttaactgccatttcttacaCATCTTGGCATCTCAGCATCATCATTGGGGAATGACTTTAACAGAGAATAGTAGGACTTTCTAACATGAAGAATAACCAATAACCTAAACACAACCGGGCATGTTCCAGTAGGAAAATGATCCAAAACTGAgaagaaatttacaacatcagcaactaAGATTACAAGTCTCCCTGACTTTAGCATGTAGCTGCATATAGCAGTGAAGGCtacgtaatgtaaacacttgcagtagtgtgcctggagcagatgaccatataaagaaatctatCATGAGCTGATGTCGCAAAagcagaagaaaacactgtaaacaGAGTATTTAGATCAGTGTGaagtctgaggtttttgctcacagagattacttttacatacatttaccttACTATTTGAAACTTAATGTTCGATATGAACATCTATCAATGTTTTGCATGCATGTATTGTATGTATAACAGAAAATAAGTGAAAGAATAATAGGTCTCCTTTAATATTGCACTGTATATACTAGTAGCAAAAAATATTAAGAACCAAAAGGTTGTCACTGATTTCTTGATGATTTTATCTTTCTGTTAGTGCTTCAGTCAGAGGCGGTCCAACGTCTCTTCATCAACAAGCTGATAGATGTGGCGCTGGCATGGCATCAAAACTTCCCTAagccccctccctctccctcccagTTCCTCCGCTGCTCTGTCCATGCCATCAAGAACACCAGGAGAAAGATGGAGGACAAACACGTAACCCTGGCTGAGTTCAACCAGCTCTTTGGAATCCAGGTGAAGACTTTCACAGTAACAACACTGCTTCACGCTGGTTTTCTTGTAACACCATCAGATTATTAAGATGAAACACCTATTtgatgtctttctctctgtctataCCATGGTCCAGGACGGAGTGGAGCGTGCCTACTACGCTGTGTTTGACGGCCATGGAGGGGTGGATGCTGCCATCTATGCTGCCACTCACCTCCATGTTGCTCTGAGTAAACAGGAGACACTACAGAGAGATGCAGCCACAGCCCTTAAAAGTGCCTTCAAatacactgatgacattttcagaGGCAAAGCCAAGAGAGAGGTACTAAAGCAGCACCACTACCACATCCTGAACAGGTTCCAGCCAAGTACCCCTCACTGCAATGTGCAGTTCAGGGTGGTGCTCAATGTGGGCGGAGTCAAACCTTTAAACTCACAGTGAGCACGTTTGATTCACTCAGCGGCACCACCTAAAAAGAGGACATCAGTACTGCATGAAGTACTGATGTATCTGTAATAAACATTGCCtagtttaaaataaattacaatgcAATTGCAAATTGACCTCTTGGTCCTCTGATGGAAGAGTGGAGCACAGCATGGGTCACTTGGAGGCTGCTTGTAGGCTGTGAGATAGAGCCAAGCAGCTCAAACCAGGGCCCGTGAAGCATGCTGGAGGTTTTACCGGGGCTGGAGGGGCGGTCATAGTGGGTGAGAGGAGACCAAACACCTGTAGAGCATGTTGGAGGCTTCACATCCAAGGATGTGAGGACTCCTGCACTCCCTCTGTTTCTCCAACATGCTGCTGGCCCTGGCTGTCCTCTCATCTTAAAAAGCCCCTTTGACTGACTGCTGTGCCTTGCTCCTCTACCAGAGAACCAGGGAGAAGACTGGAGGGCGGTGGCTCTCTGTTTGCTTTTCTCCAGTGTCCACACACTCCTGGATGTAGAGCTGTGGACttttgtcaggtttttttttggttttttttgagATATCATAGGGTGGGACTTGGCGAGAAATGTAGTGGGATCCATAATAATGTGTACATTCATCAAATTCAGTGCTCTATATTGCtattttccaagccactgtaaTCATATTCCTCGGAGAAGGACTGCACTGCACCCTGTGGTCCCTCAGCCTCACTCCCGTATATCAGACTTCTtagctgggaggagagcagcttGGGAGATGGACCTTCAATCGCGGCTGTAGCAACTAGCATTCAACCAAGCAAACCCCAAGTCTCTGCCAGGTCAGCAAGCTTCTGTTGCTGTCATTACACTGGTTATGACCAGCACTGCCACCGGTGACTAGCCCGCTGTGACCCCCATTGCTGGGTTAGCAGGTTAGCTTTGGCAGAACTTGAGTTGCTGCAGCaagtctgtctctgcctctttaGAGGTGCTGGCTGCTCTCCTCACGGCAAAAGTAGTCTCATAGGCTGGGAGAAAGGCATAGAGGAACTGCGGGGTAGCAGTTAACTAACTAACTAGCAGTAAACGCACACAAAATTGCTAACGCAGGGTGGCACTCAGGGTTTGATTCCGCCCATGTTGACCGCGGCCCCAAATTGCACACTGCAGTGAGGAGCTTCTCATTTCAGCTGACAAACATGCACTGTTATTATAATATCAACAACAATATAGTATTTGAAagatcaatttttttttactttactagATAATAATTCTATTccgtttttgtcttttaatcaTGAATTAGTAAtagaattttaaaatcaaatcacaaGATTAATTTTGCAAAGGCTTTTAGATTTAACTTTTTCAGCATTTGCAGTTTTCATTTGGAGTTTGGGTTTGTTTAAACACAGCTCCCTTAAATTTAAGCAGTGGGCATCTCAAAATTGAATCAAATCCAACCCACAGATTTGCAGCAGGAGCTCCGATTGGCTAGATGCTGCTATGTGTTGCATTCAGAGCTCTGACCACTAGATTGTAATTATGGGTTCTGGGATCtgagtgttttgtgtgtgtgtgtgtgtgtgtgtgtgtgtgtgtgtgcgcgcgcatgcTGTTGTCAGCGTCTGCGGAGTGGCACTACAGGCGTGGCAGTGCTAATCCAGGGACAGGAGCTGACTGTGGCCTGGCTGGGAGACTCTCAAGCAATACTGGTCAAAAAGGGACAGGCTGTTACACTCATGGACCCCCATAAACCAGACAGAGAGGTAAATATACACACTGTCAATACACAGGAATATAGAATTAGTTGACACAGTTATTCTATCAGGTGGATTCAGCACAATAGCAGGCAAAGATGAaggtaaaataaacatttttccaCCCAGGCTGCACTtttaaagacagtgaaatgcAGCTCCTGTCATGGTTCTGTAAACATTTTGCTGAATTAGATGAATtgagaaaaaatgtaaaaattaccGTACCTCCAAacatttgtctgttttcaagTAATAATGACATTTGCTAAGGAAAAATGATTTTTCAGCCCATGCAAAAGACTGTGTAAAAGATCATCAAAATCTTGCTCCTATAGATTTTACTTTTGTCCAGTCTAGTTGTTACTGACTGAACGCCTTTACTGCTGCTTCTTCACCAAAACACTAGATGTGGCTGTGCTGACTTGACTGATGACAGTCACGTGACACATGTGGAGTTTAGATTCACCTAACAGTGAAAATAGTTACAACAAATTACTGCACATCTGTAGATAAACTAAATTGTGGGAAGGTGGTTGGATGGTAAAGTTGGTGTCTTTTGTCCTCTGCCATCCAGGATGAGAAACAGAGAATTGAGGATCTTGGTGGCTGTATCACCTTCATGGGTTGCTGGCGTGTTAATGGCACATACGCTGTATCCAGAGCTATAGGTAAGTCAATCGCAACcagcaggagcagagaaaaaacgATTTGTGTGGAATCCCCCCTATCTAGGTTCTATAAGGAGGGTCATAAGTAAAAAGTGAATATCAGTTGCTGTTAAATGGAGGAGAAGTTAAAGCTGGCACAGAGTAGTGCCCACCATCTCACCTcacgttttccaggcggttaaagacatGGCATTTTACGGCCCCTCACATTTgctttgacataaaaaaaagtagaaCTTTACACAACTTAAATGAAATTGTCCCTGTGTTCAGAAATATGGGAGTCAAATTTAAATACCAAACCAAAAATAGCATAACAGTCTATCATTTACTTGTGTTTAGTCAAGTCAGCAGGGTTTTGTTTAGTCAATGATgtatcagtccctccaggactTCACGATGTGCAATCGCAACAAGTAACGTAAATTCAGCCGCTCCCTTGGAAATTTGTCCAGTCACCACAACTTTACCGcaaatttgactatttaaaaTGGGCAAAATCTCATTTCAGTCGAGCTGTATGCAGTGCATTGATGCACACAGCTCCTCCTTGCCCgcttgtctttctctctctatctctgtttatcatgcggctaacacagtgacacaaataATTACAGGGAAAATTATAAGCATCATATGACTAATGTTACTCCTCACCTGACGGTGAAGCTGCAGATTGCATggtgtctctctctcacctGACGCTAaaactggggggggggggggctctcTCTCAGCTGATGGTGAAGCTGACGGGGGTTTGGATCTCGGGCTCACCCTCACCTGAAGGTGAAGCTGCGAGGCAcacagtttctctctttcatctgATACCAACACTATGGTGGTGTCTGCCTTAGACACCACACCTGTCAGTCACTGTCTTTACAACATAGACTGTTTGTCATTGTAGACCTCACTGTTGCCTTCTAAATCTTCCTGACTGGCTTTGACATGAATAACGAAGAAAACTTTGGACCAGTAaagattttttaatatttggtttATTTTAGGCCAATATTCACGCTGAAAATGCATGATATCATGAAGTGAATcctatttaattgtattttttttaaataatattttttatattatttatttcttataatgatataaaacacataaaaatattgCATCATACATCACACATTTTCAGAAAAGCCCACATGAAATCAGACATTTCAGGCTGCAGCAATTTCAAAAACATCCTGCGAAATCCTGGAGGTACTGATGTATATTCAGGTCAGCTCCTTTATACTTTAGAAAGCTTTTGTGAAATTTAGTGAAGAACTGGGAGCGTCCAAATCCCAATTGTGGTTGCAGTCTCTTAAAGTTTGactataaaaaaaactaaaaacacgATCTGCTTACAAAACAGTTTATCTACAGTTAATGTGCATTTTACTATTTGCAGATTATCATAGTGATGGACAGACTGATTCTCTCACAGTAACGGTTCCTTCAAGTTGATACATAGAAAACCTTTTGACCTTTAATACTTTTTGCAAAATATGGcgtcaattttatttttattgatgcTCCCTTGTAGCAGGTACATGATCAATGACTCGTGCTGCCCACCCCACAAAACTTCTCTTCAATACATTACCAGTCATCATGTATGAGTGTAaacaaattattaataataaattaatttaaacgCATTCATTCAACATCCCACTTGTATGTAGGTAGGCTATGTAAGCTGAACAAGCTGTGCTATATAACTGAAAATAAGTGTAATAAACCTAAATGAAATATGACACCATTTCTATTTTCCATTTCTATGTGTTATTTTCTAAATTTGAAATCaaactttaattaaaatacaattgtttttttttctctgtggaaACCTACCTGTGTCCACACACAGCTCTGCTCATTTTCTTCTCTATTCTCTTTACTCTCattgtattttttccttttcatcttGTGACTGCAGACTTTATCTTCAGACATGTGGCTCCCTCTTATGGACATTTAGGGGAACGGCAAAATAGTCCTACCATTTCATTTAAGGTTAGGAGTGTCCAAACGTTTTTGAATGGGGGCTagattagataatgtgaaaataactGTGGAACAGCTGCTGCTCATGTCATACGGACTATTAAAAAACACCCCAAACAGATGAGACAAACAGTATTGGTTCATCTTTCAGTGAATAAGTATTCAACTTTTCACTACTTCTGAAAGTGGTGGCTCTCGCTGTCAACCGAATACTTCTTTGCTATGACCATGTCTACTAGCtagcaggaaatgtctgctaTGAGGTAGCCATTAATTTGGTTGTTTGCTGTCTGTTTATAAAGACACAATAGTTCTGCCTGCATTGTTTCTACTTGGTGCCTGTCTACAAACTGTGTGATAGTTGTAAACCCGATATTATATCTGCAAAAGCTACTGTAAAATcagccaaaaatgtcaaccCAATCCATCTCTTGACCAGGCTCTTCTGTGTAAGATTAGTGAGATATCCTGTTAGGACAGTTGATCTTCATGCCAACCAAACAGTTCAGCTGTAGATTTAATAAAGAGCCTTCAGGCCTGGATTGACTCAGTCTGAAGAGGTACTGCTGTGTTCAGCTGAACCTTCTAACCATACATCCACATCCCTTCACCAGGTGACTTTGACCAGAAGCCCTACGTGTCTGGAGATGCCGACTGCTCAACAACCCAGCTGTCCGGGGACGAGGACTACGTGCTGCTAGCATGTGACGGCTTCTTTGATGCTGTAAAACCTTCAGAGGTCCCACACATGGTCCTGGATGCACTCCAGCAGTCTGGTGACCCTGAGGGTGGGGAAGATGCTCCGCTGGAACAGTCTGAGGACACTGTTGGACTGAGAGTTGCTCAACAGTTGGTAGGTCAAGCTAAAGCAGCTGGTTCTACTGATAACATCACAGTGATGCTGGTGTTCCTGCGTCCACCCCAGCAGCTGCTTGCTCAAAACTCTACCACAGTACCTGCAAAAGCTATTCAGGACTCTACCTCCCAAGATGCACCACAGCAGTGAAGAAGGAGGTCTGCAGCCCAGACACCCCTGTGCCAAGCTACTGCCCAACTCAGCATTTCTCAGCCTATAATTGGCTCCAGCAGCTGTCAGACAGACTGACAACACAAAGATTTGAAAAGGTTTGTAAGAACATGCAGGGCCAGATATCTGTGTTCCCAAAGCAACAATGAGCTGTGGGACCTAAAAATGTTTCTTGATTCCAGACACCAACCAGCATCCCTACATTGGAATACTCGCCGCCCCAGGTCTGCTGTGTGTCAATTGGCTTGCTTTTAGTTAAAAATTACTTAATTAAACATCAAAGTATTTTAAAAGGATATGCACCATTTGAGCATCAAATCAACTTTTTGTGTATGTAATTGCGTGTATATAAAAGCTATTTCTCCTAAGTCATTTCAACGGTGCCTTTACCAGTCATGATTATGAAATGCCTCGGAAAGCCCTCATTCTGTTCTGCGCTGCAGATACCTTCAGGAGGGACATGAGGGAAATGGATCCTTTAATCCTTTTAGTAGCTAATGTCAACTTCAGTCTATACATTGCCTGTCAGCCTTCAACAACTGCTATCAGTTGATCTCTAATGCCAAGCAGTATGACTGTTAAAGGTATTGTGCACTGTGCACCATGCACCATGCATAGAATGACTTGAATTAATGGAATGcgtcacccacaaaatgaccatttgtatatcaattactcattgCGTGTTCTctaaattcatgaagaaaactttgattttattgcatgtctccatggtgagcggagaatccaaaaaagatgAACATCCTTCATGAATTTAAGTGATCCACATTTAACAgtagcaaaactatatcaaaacatcacttTTCAAACTTTCACATAACTCGGTCAGTATAATCAAAGTGTCCTTTATCCAGCCATATGCtctgtacttcccaaacacatgcatttctcTTGCATGACTCCAGAGTGAACGGAGAACccgaaacaaaaataaacaagccACGTTTGTATCATGTCAGTTCAGACAGTCTAGTGCATGCCTGAGTAGCTTGCCTGGCAACACGCATACGTTTGAAATCTGCTCTAGCAGAGCTCATACCCATGCTTATGCTCAGGCACACTAGGGGCACACTGCTTGTAGACGAAAGTGTTATATTTTGTAACAGCttagtaaaaatgcatgtgtttgggaagcactgagcttACAGCTGGATATACAGTATGGGAGTTGGATTATATTGCACAGATGGATGTTGTGatatggttttgctgttgttaaatgctgcccccaatgacttcagttcatgcgagaaaaacagttttccatACAAATCAAGGTAACGCAGGGTAAGTAACTAACGTACAAACGGTCATTTTTCGGTTGAATTATTCCTTTGAATCAGTAAGTTTTGCTGTATTTTTGGAGGATTAGGAAACTGATGTAGTTTGTTTTGAATCTCTGAAGTACAGGACCAGCTATTTCTGGGCTTCATCCTAGAAGAACCGATGGCAAAGGGATCACAGAGAGGAATAGttagtgcttttgttttgaaggAGCTCTGGTGTTACAAAACTAACTGCATAAGCTTAGCATGCTGATGTAAGGGAGTATTGATGTGGAACATGTTGCTTGATTTACTGGACAACAAACCGATAGTATTTCTGACTGCTATGTTTTGCTTtggttttatgtctttaaagaTAAACTATGCAGGGTCTGtctgttactgtttgtaaagacAACATTAGAGCTTGGCCCCTCCTCTATACACTGCTTGTACATACACTGTGAG includes these proteins:
- the ppm1f gene encoding protein phosphatase 1F, translating into MEEEARCFLGRFVEEFPAALEEGSPLPVSPLSRKVSLEELHGESLELGLKLLAARGAPAGLSALLCQAALSQLLQNDLSPFHCSQEADSQEEEQQVVLLQSEAVQRLFINKLIDVALAWHQNFPKPPPSPSQFLRCSVHAIKNTRRKMEDKHVTLAEFNQLFGIQDGVERAYYAVFDGHGGVDAAIYAATHLHVALSKQETLQRDAATALKSAFKYTDDIFRGKAKRERLRSGTTGVAVLIQGQELTVAWLGDSQAILVKKGQAVTLMDPHKPDREDEKQRIEDLGGCITFMGCWRVNGTYAVSRAIGDFDQKPYVSGDADCSTTQLSGDEDYVLLACDGFFDAVKPSEVPHMVLDALQQSGDPEGGEDAPLEQSEDTVGLRVAQQLVGQAKAAGSTDNITVMLVFLRPPQQLLAQNSTTVPAKAIQDSTSQDAPQQ